The nucleotide window GGCCCTCGCGGATGCCGACGGACACCTTGCGGATGCCCTGCACCGCGTCGATGACCAGCACGTTGCTGATCACCACATCGCAGGTCTCGCGGACCGCGGCGGCCTTGAGGTGCAGCCCGTCGCGGGCGGTCTTGCCGAAGCCGGCCAGGAACTCGTCGCCGGGCTTCTGGGCGTCGGACTCGACCCGGACGACCAGGCCCGAGTCGCCGAGGACGACCCGGTCACCGGCCCGCGGGCCGTGCACCGACGCGTACTCGTGGGGATCGATGCCGCCCGTCATGCCCGCTCCTCCGCTCCCAGGTAGCCGCAGGCGGCGGCCCGCCGCAGCGCTTCCGTCTTCGCGCCCGGCGCGTCCAGCGGGCCGTCCACCAGGCCGGCGAAGCCGATCGCGATCCGGTCGCCGCCGATCGGGACCAGCCCGACCTCCTCGGCGCCGCCGGGGTCGAACCGCACCGACGAGCCGGCCGGGACGCACAGCCGCATGCCGTACGCGGCCGCGCGGTCGAAGGCCAGCCGGGGGTTGACCTCGAAGAAGTGGAAGTGCGAGGTGACGCTGATGGGCACCGTCGCGGTGTTGCGCACGGTCAGCACCACCTCGGGCGCCGGCCCCCGGCCGGCCGGGCCGGGCAGCACCGCACCGGGCGCGGACGCCGCGTCGCCACGGCCGGACGCGGGCCCGG belongs to Streptomyces sp. NBC_01454 and includes:
- the ureA gene encoding urease subunit gamma — protein: MRLTPTERDRLLLFGAAELARTRRARGLRLNVPEATALIADTVCEAARDGRRLAQAIEAARGVLGPDDVLPGVAEVVTEVHVEAVFDDGSRLAVVGDPIGAGPASGRGDAASAPGAVLPGPAGRGPAPEVVLTVRNTATVPISVTSHFHFFEVNPRLAFDRAAAYGMRLCVPAGSSVRFDPGGAEEVGLVPIGGDRIAIGFAGLVDGPLDAPGAKTEALRRAAACGYLGAEERA